From the genome of Metarhizium brunneum chromosome 4, complete sequence, one region includes:
- the ypt-1 gene encoding GTP-binding protein ypt1, with product MPPPHGTNTTRLAAAIYDYLFKLLLIGDSGVGKSCLLLRFADDTYTESYISTIGVDFKIRTIELDGKTVKLQIWDTAGQERFRTITSSYYRGAHGICVVYDVTDMDSFNNVKQWLQEIDRYATEGVNKLLVGNKSDMSDKKVVEYTVAKEFADSLGIPFLETSAKNASNVEQAFLTMARQIKERMGTTTANNTKPSVQVGQGQGVGSASSNSCC from the exons ATGCCGCCACCTCACGGAACAAACACGACCAGACTAGCTGCGGCAAT ATACGACTACCTCTTCAAGCTGCTTCTCATCGGTGATTCCGGTGTTGGCAAGTCTTGCTTGCTACTTCGATTCGCCGACGATACCTACACAGAGTCCTACATTTCCACCATTGGTGTCGACTTC AAAATCCGGACGATAGAGCTCGATGGCAAGACTGTCAAGCTCCAAATT TGGGACactgctggccaagagcgATTCCGAACCATCACCTCCTCCTACTACCGCGGTGCTCACGGTATTTGCGTTGTCTACGATGTCACCGACATGGATTCTTTCAACAATGTCAAGCAGTGGCTTCAGGAGATTGACCGATATGCTACCGAGGGTGTGAACAAGCTCCTGGTTGGCAACAAGAGCGATATGTCGGATAAGAAGGTGGTCGAGTACACTGTTGCCAAG GAATTTGCCGACAGCCTGGGCATCCCATTCCTTGAGACCTCTGCCAAGAACGCCAGCAACGTTGAACAAGCATTCTTGACCATGGCCCGACAGATCAAAGAGCGCATGGGCACAACGACAgccaacaacaccaaaccCAGCGTGCAAgttggccagggccagggcgTTGGCTCTGCTTCAAGCAACAGCTGCTGCTAA
- the lsm1 gene encoding U6 snRNA-associated Sm-like protein LSm1 — translation MENLTISDAPPPGARGHAQGPPQLPPQMFTTAAQLLDLTDKKLMVALRDGRKLIGVLRSWDQFANLVLQSTTERIFALKPGTDPSAPEGYYADVAHGIFLIRGENVLLLGEIDLDKDDDPPPNFEPADVELVKKLAEEKKAHDKARDKKRLQKLATMGFEGENLGEVVF, via the exons ATGGAAAACCTTACGATCTCTGATGCCCCTCCTCCTGGAGCTCGGGGCCATGCACAGGGTCCCCCTCAATTGCCCCCGCAGATGTTCACGACAGCTGCTCAACTTCTCGATCTAACGGATA AGAAGCTCATGGTTGCCCTACGTGACGGAAGGAAATTGATTGGCGTATTGAGGAGTTGGGATCAGTTCG CAAACTTGGTTCTACAGTCAACAACCGAAAGGATATTCGCCCTGAAGCCCGGCACCGACCCCTCCGCCCCGGAGGGCTACTACGCCGACGTAGCCCAcggcatcttcctcatccGGGGTGAGAATGTGCTCCTCCTGGGCGAAATCGAcctcgacaaggacgacgaccCGCCACCAAATTTCGAGCCCGCCGATGTAGAGCTCGTCAAGAAGCtggccgaggagaagaaggcccaTGACAAGGCCAGGGACAAGAAGAGGTTGCAGAAGCTGGCTACCATGGGCTTTGAGGGCGAGAACTTGGGCGAGGTCGTATTTTGA